A DNA window from Oscarella lobularis chromosome 8, ooOscLobu1.1, whole genome shotgun sequence contains the following coding sequences:
- the LOC136190677 gene encoding uncharacterized protein has product MGNSETKPIESLDGGEVDGALPGGIYHLIPNLYQKGYLTYTNEGVTGRGTTPTEADCQWLLSNPVENKQWIKTLVSNAANPYLKIKHTRNVLLTVPKKRRLPSYYFRTQNAGGDSEEMIKIQSDVDQSQYIGVDGCGFVVPPLFAGSNPEYSQFITTQVTGFSSLTKDFDQENVQIVSTGTDKAISIESKGLVFLSTKDKETSHLKAISSGQGNVLYTFQGVEHPSLNLRIKDDKMIAHKKPTSFAILKATVPGEETENDDAYVLYSPADHEFVCVKEGHLELDPNPLPPSGNSESLTKGPGFFHIEILSKCDT; this is encoded by the exons ATGGGGAATTCTGAGACG AAGCCAATTGAATCactcgacggcggcgaagtgGAC GGTGCTCTTCCGGGAGGCATATACCACCTAATACCTAATCTGTATCAAAAAGGATACCTTACCTACACGAATGAGGGTGTGACGGGACGTGGAACGACGCCTACAGAAG CTGACTGTCAGTGGCTACTTTCAAATCCCGTGGAAAACAAGCAATGGATAAAGACGCTTGTTAGCAATGCCGCCAATCCTTATCTCAAAATTAAACATACCCGTAACGTGTTGCTGACG GTACCTAAGAAACGACGCCTTCCATCCTATTACTTCCGCACGCAGAACGCCGGGGGAGACTCGGAGGAAATGATAAAAATTCAGAGCGATGTGGATCAATCACAATACATTGGTGTTGATGGATGTGGTTTCGTTGTTCCGCCATTATTTGCCGGAAGCAACCCAGAATATTCTCAATTTATCACT ACACAAGTCACGGGTTTCAGTTCTCTTACAAAGGATTTTGACCAAGAAAATGTTCAAATTGTTTCTACTGGGACGGACAAGGCAATAAGCATTGAGAGCAAAGGGCTCGTCTTTTTATCAacgaaagacaaagagacaT CCCATCTGAAGGCCATATCTTCTGGTCAAGGCAACGTTCTATATACGTTTCAAGGCGTCGAGCACCCTTCATTGAatctaagaataaaagatgaCAAGATGATTGCACACAAA AAACCAACTTCGTTTGCAATACTGAAGGCTACAGTTCCAGGAGAAGAGACTGAGAACGATGATGCCTACGTGCTTTATTCGCCAGCTGATCACGAATTCGTATGCGTGAAGGAAGGTCATTTGGAATTGGATCCCaatcctcttcctccttccgGAAACTCGGAATCTCTCACAAAGGGTCCGGGTTTCTTTCACATCGAAATCCTTTCCAAATGTGACACGTAA
- the LOC136190674 gene encoding uncharacterized protein, protein MANSKTKPVESLDGGEFDAALPKGIYTLQPNLYHGYLTYTKKGVTGRGTKPKEGKCQWTISKSVTGKQTIRTLVRNATNPYLKIENNALQTAPNKLSPPSSYDFRALNVRSDETDSGSLVREEEPKMMKFQSDPNQSHYIGVDESGFVVPPAIAGSNPKYARFTTTKVVGFSSPSKDLDQEIVQIVSTGTDKAISIESKEHVFLSTKDKETSHLKAMSSVHGNVRTYTFQGVKYSSLHLRIRDGKMIAHKKPTSFAILKATVPGEETENDVYVLYSPAHHEFVSVKEDGHLELDPNPLPPSGSSKPLTNGPAFFHIFLTK, encoded by the exons ATGGCAAATTCTAAGACG AAACCAGTTGAATCACTCGATGgcggcgaattcgac GCTGCTCTTCCGAAAGGCATATACACCCTACAACCTAATCTGTATCACGGATACCTTACCTACACGAAAAAGGGTGTGACGGGGCGTGGAACAAAGCCTAAAGAAG GTAAGTGTCAGTGGACGATTTCGAAATCCGTGACAGGCAAACAAACGATAAGGACGCTTGTTCGCAATGCCACTAATCCTTAtctcaaaattgaaaataacgCACTGCAGACG GCACCTAATAAGCTATCCCCTCCCTCATCCTATGACTTCCGCGCGCTGAACGTGCGTTCAGATGAAACGGATAGTGGGTCACTTGTGAGGGAAGAGGAACCGAAAATGATGAAATTTCAGAGCGATCCGAATCAATCACACTACATCGGTGTTGATGAAAGTGGTTTCGTTGTTCCGCCAGCAATTGCCGGAAGCAACCCAAAATATGCCCGATTTACCACT ACAAAAGTCGTGGGTTTCAGTTCTCCTTCAAAGGATCTTGACCAAGAAATTGTTCAAATTGTTTCTACTGGGACGGACAAGGCAATAAGCATTGAGAGCAAAGAGCACGTCTTTTTATCAacgaaagacaaagagacaT CCCATCTGAAGGCCATGTCTTCTGTTCATGGCAACGTTAGAACATACACGTTTCAAGGCGTCAAGTACTCTTCATTGCATCTAAGAATAAGGGATGGAAAGATGATTGCACACAAA AAACCAACTTCGTTTGCAATACTGAAGGCTACAGTTCCAGGGGAAGAGACTGAGAACGATGTCTACGTGCTTTATTCGCCAGCTCATCACGAATTCGTAAGCGTGAAGGAAGACGGTCATTTGGAATTGGATCCCaatcctcttcctccttccgGAAGCTCGAAACCTCTCACAAATGGACCAGCTTTCTTTCACATCTTTCTTACTAAATGA
- the LOC136190687 gene encoding uncharacterized protein, which translates to MGNSETKALDGGEFDALPSGIYNLKPHMYPDGYLTYTNEGVTGRGTTPGDPDCRWTLSNPVENKQWIRTPVSNATNPYLSIEDNALLTAPHAISLPSSYYFRALDVRSDETDTGPLVREEEPQVKKFQSDVDQSQYIGVDGSGFVVPPSFAGSNPEYVQFTTTDVMDFSPASNDLDLDQKMFKFFLLVKWTRQYLSRAKGTSFYQRKTTRQPI; encoded by the exons ATGGGCAATTCTGAGACG AAAGCACTCGATGgcggcgaattcgac GCTCTTCCGAGTGGCATATACAACCTAAAACCTCATATGTATCCAGATGGATACCTTACCTACACGAATGAGGGTGTGACGGGGCGTGGAACGACGCCTGGAGACC CTGACTGTCGGTGGACACTTTCAAATCCCGTGGAAAACAAGCAATGGATAAGGACGCCTGTTAGCAATGCCACCAATCCTTATCTCAGCATTGAAGATAACGCGCTGCTGACG gcacCTCATGCGATATCCCTTCCCTCATCTTATTACTTCCGCGCGCTGGACGTGCGTTCAGATGAAACGGATACTGGGCCACTTGTGAGGGAAGAGGAACCGCAagtgaaaaaatttcagaGCGATGTGGATCAATCACAGTACATCGGTGTTGATGGAAGTGGTTTCGTTGTTCCGCCATCATTTGCCGGAAGCAACCCAGAATATGTCCAATTTACCACT ACGGATGTCATGGATTTCAGTCCTGCTTCAAACGATCTTGATCTTGACCAAAAAATGTTCAAATTCTTCCTACTAGTGAAATGGACAAGGCAATACCTATCAAGGGCAAAGGGCACGTCTTTTTATcaacgaaagacgacgagacaa CCAATCTGA
- the LOC136190672 gene encoding uncharacterized protein isoform X3, protein MANSPPPISVRVRQIRFYTLFSTAYSQAVLPKGIFTLQPRNYKDEEERPKGYLTYTSEGVTGRGTRPGDPNCRWMISHSVTGKQTISTLVDDVDDPFLKIENNALQTAPKPDDKLYPPSPYRFRLQVDLRSKVMKIQSDVKQSHYIGVDRCGFVVPPAFAGSNEEYAQFITDRDQETVQILPTSETDKAISIKDKGLVFLSTKDDKTTHLKAISSGQGNVLYTFKSVEDSSLNLSIRAKDDKIIADEIPTSFAILKATVPGKETENDVYVLYSPDHYEFVCVKEDGHLELDPNLLPPSGSLKRLTKGPGFFHIKTLSK, encoded by the exons ATGGCGAATTCTCCTCCTCCG ATATCAGTACGTGTGCGCCAAATCCGGTTTTACACGTTATTCTCTACTGCGTACTCTCAGGCTGTTCTTCCGAAAGGCATATTCACGCTACAGCCACGAAACtataaagacgaagaagaacgccCCAAGGGGTACCTTACCTACACGAGTGAAGGTGTGACGGGACGTGGAACGAGGCCTGGAGACC CTAACTGTCGGTGGATGATTTCTCATTCCGTGACAGGCAAACAAACGATAAGCACGCTTGttgatgacgttgacgatCCTTTtctcaaaattgaaaacaaCGCACTGCAGACG GCACCTAAACCTGATGATAAGCTATACCCTCCCTCACCCTATCGCTTCCGCTTGCAAGTGGACTTGCGTTCGAAAGTGATGAAAATTCAGAGCGATGTGAAACAATCACACTACATCGGTGTTGATCGATGTGGTTTCGTTGTTCCGCCAGCATTTGCCGGAAGCAACGAAGAATATGCCCAATTTATCACT GATCGTGACCAAGAAACTGTTCAAATTCTTCCTACTAGTGAGACGGACAAGGCAATAAGTATCAAGGACAAAGGGCTCGTCTTTTTGTCAACGAAAGATGACAAGACAA CCCATCTGAAGGCCATATCTTCTGGTCAAGGCAACGTTCTATATACGTTTAAGAGCGTCGAGGACTCTTCATTGAATCTAAGTATAAGGGCTAAAGATGACAAGATAATTGCAGACGAA ATACCAACTTCGTTTGCAATACTGAAGGCTACAGTTCCAGGAAAAGAGACTGAGAATGATGTCTACGTGCTTTATTCGCCAGATCATTACGAATTCGTATGCGTGAAGGAAGACGGTCATTTGGAATTGGATCCCaatcttcttcctccttccGGAAGCTTGAAACGTCTCACAAAGGGTCCAGGTTTCTTTCACATCAAAACCCTTTCCAAATGA
- the LOC136190672 gene encoding uncharacterized protein isoform X1 — translation MANSPPPISVRVRQIRFYTLFSTAYSQAVLPKGIFTLQPRNYKDEEERPKGYLTYTSEGVTGRGTRPGDPNCRWMISHSVTGKQTISTLVDDVDDPFLKIENNALQTAPKPDDKLYPPSPYRFRLQVDLRSKVMKIQSDVKQSHYIGVDRCGFVVPPAFAGSNEEYAQFITPSLTDFNPPSKDRDQETVQILPTSETDKAISIKDKGLVFLSTKDDKTTHLKAISSGQGNVLYTFKSVEDSSLNLSIRAKDDKIIADEIPTSFAILKATVPGKETENDVYVLYSPDHYEFVCVKEDGHLELDPNLLPPSGSLKRLTKGPGFFHIKTLSK, via the exons ATGGCGAATTCTCCTCCTCCG ATATCAGTACGTGTGCGCCAAATCCGGTTTTACACGTTATTCTCTACTGCGTACTCTCAGGCTGTTCTTCCGAAAGGCATATTCACGCTACAGCCACGAAACtataaagacgaagaagaacgccCCAAGGGGTACCTTACCTACACGAGTGAAGGTGTGACGGGACGTGGAACGAGGCCTGGAGACC CTAACTGTCGGTGGATGATTTCTCATTCCGTGACAGGCAAACAAACGATAAGCACGCTTGttgatgacgttgacgatCCTTTtctcaaaattgaaaacaaCGCACTGCAGACG GCACCTAAACCTGATGATAAGCTATACCCTCCCTCACCCTATCGCTTCCGCTTGCAAGTGGACTTGCGTTCGAAAGTGATGAAAATTCAGAGCGATGTGAAACAATCACACTACATCGGTGTTGATCGATGTGGTTTCGTTGTTCCGCCAGCATTTGCCGGAAGCAACGAAGAATATGCCCAATTTATCACT CCATCACTCACGGATTTCAATCCTCCTTCAAAGGATCGTGACCAAGAAACTGTTCAAATTCTTCCTACTAGTGAGACGGACAAGGCAATAAGTATCAAGGACAAAGGGCTCGTCTTTTTGTCAACGAAAGATGACAAGACAA CCCATCTGAAGGCCATATCTTCTGGTCAAGGCAACGTTCTATATACGTTTAAGAGCGTCGAGGACTCTTCATTGAATCTAAGTATAAGGGCTAAAGATGACAAGATAATTGCAGACGAA ATACCAACTTCGTTTGCAATACTGAAGGCTACAGTTCCAGGAAAAGAGACTGAGAATGATGTCTACGTGCTTTATTCGCCAGATCATTACGAATTCGTATGCGTGAAGGAAGACGGTCATTTGGAATTGGATCCCaatcttcttcctccttccGGAAGCTTGAAACGTCTCACAAAGGGTCCAGGTTTCTTTCACATCAAAACCCTTTCCAAATGA
- the LOC136190672 gene encoding uncharacterized protein isoform X2, whose product MTLDPLSLELDNNDFSSSARFTQISAVLPKGIFTLQPRNYKDEEERPKGYLTYTSEGVTGRGTRPGDPNCRWMISHSVTGKQTISTLVDDVDDPFLKIENNALQTAPKPDDKLYPPSPYRFRLQVDLRSKVMKIQSDVKQSHYIGVDRCGFVVPPAFAGSNEEYAQFITPSLTDFNPPSKDRDQETVQILPTSETDKAISIKDKGLVFLSTKDDKTTHLKAISSGQGNVLYTFKSVEDSSLNLSIRAKDDKIIADEIPTSFAILKATVPGKETENDVYVLYSPDHYEFVCVKEDGHLELDPNLLPPSGSLKRLTKGPGFFHIKTLSK is encoded by the exons ATGACGCTTGACCCCCTAAGCCTTGAGCTAGATAATAATGACTTCTCATCATCCGCGCGCTTCACACAGATATCA GCTGTTCTTCCGAAAGGCATATTCACGCTACAGCCACGAAACtataaagacgaagaagaacgccCCAAGGGGTACCTTACCTACACGAGTGAAGGTGTGACGGGACGTGGAACGAGGCCTGGAGACC CTAACTGTCGGTGGATGATTTCTCATTCCGTGACAGGCAAACAAACGATAAGCACGCTTGttgatgacgttgacgatCCTTTtctcaaaattgaaaacaaCGCACTGCAGACG GCACCTAAACCTGATGATAAGCTATACCCTCCCTCACCCTATCGCTTCCGCTTGCAAGTGGACTTGCGTTCGAAAGTGATGAAAATTCAGAGCGATGTGAAACAATCACACTACATCGGTGTTGATCGATGTGGTTTCGTTGTTCCGCCAGCATTTGCCGGAAGCAACGAAGAATATGCCCAATTTATCACT CCATCACTCACGGATTTCAATCCTCCTTCAAAGGATCGTGACCAAGAAACTGTTCAAATTCTTCCTACTAGTGAGACGGACAAGGCAATAAGTATCAAGGACAAAGGGCTCGTCTTTTTGTCAACGAAAGATGACAAGACAA CCCATCTGAAGGCCATATCTTCTGGTCAAGGCAACGTTCTATATACGTTTAAGAGCGTCGAGGACTCTTCATTGAATCTAAGTATAAGGGCTAAAGATGACAAGATAATTGCAGACGAA ATACCAACTTCGTTTGCAATACTGAAGGCTACAGTTCCAGGAAAAGAGACTGAGAATGATGTCTACGTGCTTTATTCGCCAGATCATTACGAATTCGTATGCGTGAAGGAAGACGGTCATTTGGAATTGGATCCCaatcttcttcctccttccGGAAGCTTGAAACGTCTCACAAAGGGTCCAGGTTTCTTTCACATCAAAACCCTTTCCAAATGA
- the LOC136190689 gene encoding nucleolar protein 58-like: protein MAEALSAATASIEGKMTRNLKKLLKKVAHDELAVADAKLGSSIKDKLSISCVTSSAVQELMRGIRSQFTSLLSDRWAVDVIRRLEKEDLSLSANFRHFVSTASHKSTDNKQ from the exons atGGCCGAAGCCCTATCAG CGGCCACGGCATCGATCGAAGGCAAAATGACGAGAAATCTGAAAAAATTACTCAAAAAAGTAGCACATGACGAATTGGCTGTAGCTGATGCAAAACTTGGTAGTAGTATCAAG GATAAGCTTAGTATTAGCTGTGTGACCAGTTCAGCTGTGCAAGAGCTAATGAGAGGAATACGATCTCAGTTCACTAGTCTCTTATCAG ACAGGTGGgctgttgacgtcattcgtcgacttgaaaaagaagatctctctctctcagcAAATTTCCGGCATTTCGTCAGCACAGCTTCCCACAAATCAACAGACAATAAACAATAG
- the LOC136190671 gene encoding uncharacterized protein, producing MENSKTKAVESLHGGEFDVPKAVESDASSLDGGEFDDALPGGIYNLKPHMYPQGYLTYRQDGVTGRGKKPNKPKCRWTLSDPVEGKQWIRTLVSNVTTPYLSIKDNALLTAPYLLSLPASYYFRALDMRPDETDTGGEEVMKFQSDVNQSHYIGVDESGFVVPPAIAGSNPRYARFITTEVAGFSSLKKDFDQEIVQIVSTGTDKAISIESEGPVFLSTKDNETTHLKAISSGQDNVLYTFQGVKHPSLNLRIRAKDGKMIADEKPTRFAILKATVPGEETADDVYVLYSPADHEFVCVKEDGHLELDPNPLPPSESSEPLTKGPGFFHIEILSK from the exons ATGGAGAATTCTAAGACG AAAGCAGTTGAATCACTCCATGgcggcgaattcgacgtacCGAAAGCAGTCGAATCGGACGCCTCATCACTCGATGgcggcgaattcgac GATGCTCTTCCGGGAGGCATATACAACCTAAAACCTCATATGTATCCACAAGGATACCTTACCTACAGGCAAGATGGTGTGACGGGGCGTGGAAAAAAGCCTAACAAAC CTAAGTGTCGGTGGACACTTTCAGATCCCGTGGAAGGCAAGCAATGGATAAGGACGCTTGTTAGCAATGTCACCACTCCTTATCTCAGCATTAAAGATAACGCGCTGCTGACG GCACCTTATTTGCTATCCCTTCCCGCATCTTATTACTTCCGCGCGCTGGACATGCGTCCAGATGAAACGGATACTGGGGGAGAGGAAGTGATGAAATTTCAGAGTGATGTGAATCAATCACACTACATCGGTGTTGATGAAAGTGGTTTCGTTGTTCCGCCAGCAATTGCTGGAAGCAACCCCAGATATGCCCGATTTATCACT ACAGAAGTCGCGGGTTTCAGTTCTCTTAAAAAGGACTTTGACCAAGAAATTGTTCAAATTGTTTCTACTGGGACGGACAAGGCAATAAGCATTGAGAGCGAAGGGCCCGTCTTTTTATCAACGAAAGACAATGAGACGA CCCATCTGAAGGCCATATCTTCTGGTCAAGACAACGTTCTATACACGTTTCAAGGCGTCAAGCACCCTTCATTGAATCTAAGAATAAGGGCTAAAGATGGCAAGATGATTGCAGACGAA AAACCAACTCGGTTTGCAATACTGAAGGCTACAGTTCCAGGGGAAGAGACTGCGGATGATGTCTACGTGCTTTATTCGCCAGCTGATCACGAATTCGTATGCGTGAAGGAAGACGGCCATTTGGAATTGGATCCCaatcctcttcctccttccgAGAGCTCGGAACCTCTCACAAAGGGTCCGGGTTTCTTTCACATCGAAATCCTTTCCAAATGA